A region from the Equus asinus isolate D_3611 breed Donkey chromosome 3, EquAss-T2T_v2, whole genome shotgun sequence genome encodes:
- the NELFA gene encoding negative elongation factor A isoform X2 has protein sequence MKGALTEIIQLATLDSDPWVLMVADILKSFPDTGSLNLDLEEQNPNVQDILGELREKVNECEASAMLPLECQYLNKNALTTLAGPLTPPVKHFQLKRKPKSATLRAELLQKSTETAQQLKRSAGVPFHAKGRGLLRKMDTTTPLKGIPKQAPFRSPTTPSVFSPAGNRTPIPPSRTPLRKERGVKLLDISELDMVGAGREAKRRRKTLDAEVVEKPAKEETVVENATPDYAAGLVSTQKLGSLNNEPALPSTSYLPATPSVVPASSYIPSSETPPAPSSREASLQASRPPEEPSAPSPALPAQFKQRAPMYNSSLSPAAPAPTPTAPSSPLTPTTPPAVTPTAQTPPVAMVAPQTQPPTQQQPKKNLSLTREQMFAAQEMFKTANKVTRPEKALILGFMAGSRENPCQEQGDVIQIKLSEHTEDLPKSDGQGSTTMLVDTVFEMNYATGQWTRFKKYKPMANVS, from the exons ATGAAGGGCGCCCTGACAGAGATCATCCAGCTGGCCACTCTGGACTCGGACCCCTGGGTTCTCATGGTAGCTGACATTCTGAAGTCCTTTCCTGATACCGGTTCTCTTAATCTGGATCTTGAAGAGCAGAATCCCAACGTTCAAGATATTTTAGGAGAACTTAGAGAAAAGG TGAATGAGTGCGAAGCGTCGGCCATGTTGCCGCTGGAGTGCCAGTACTTGAATAAAAATGCTCTGACGACTCTCGCCGGACCCCTCACTCCCCCAGTAAAACATTTTCAGTTAAAAAGGAAGCCGAAGAGCGCCACACTGAGGGCAGAGCTCCTGCAGAAAT CCACCGAGACTGCCCAGCAGCTGAAGAGGAGTGCAGGGGTGCCCTTCCACGCCAAGGGCCGGGGGCTGCTCCGGAAGATGGACACTACAA CCCCACTCAAAGGCATCCCAAAGCAGGCGCCCTTCAGAAGTCCCACCACCCCCAGTGTCTTCAGCCCTGCCGGGAATCGGACCCCCATACCACCTTCAAGGACGCCTCTGCGGAAGGAGAGGGGAGTGAAG CTGCTTGACATTTCTGAGCTGGATATGGTCGGTGCTGGCCGAGAGgcgaagagaaggaggaagacgTTGG ATGCAGAAGTGGTGGAAAAGCCAGCCAAGGAAGAGACAGTCGTTGAGAATGCCACCCCAGACTACGCAGCCGGCCTGGTGTCCACACAG AAACTCGGGTCTTTGAACAATGAACCTGCGCTGCCGTCCACGAGCTACCTGCCCGCTACGCCCAGCGTGGTCCCAGCCTCATCCTACATCCCCAGCTCCGAGACTCCACCAG CCCCATCTTCCCGGGAAGCCAGCCTGCAGGCCAGCCGGCCGCCTGAGGAGCCCAGTGCCCCGAGCCCTGCGCTGCCAGCGCAGTTCAAACAGAGGGCACCCATGTACAACAGTAGCCTGAGCCCGGCTGCACCCGCGCCCACTCCCACAGCACCCTCCTCACCGCTGACGCCTACCACACCCCCGGCCGTCACCCCCACTGCCCAGACGCCACCAGTGGCCATGGTGGCCCCACAGACCCAGCCCCCTACCCAGCAGCAGCCCAAGAAGAACCTGTCTCTCACG AGAGAGCAGATGTTTGCCGCTCAGGAGATGTTCAAGACGGCCAACAAAGTCACACGGCCCGAGAAGGCCCTCATCCTGGGCTTCATGGCTGGCTCCCGAG AGAACCCGTGCCAGGAGCAGGGCGACGTGATCCAGATCAAGCTCAGTGAGCACACTGAGGACCTGCCCAAGTCAGATGGCCAGGGCAGCACCACCATGCTGGTGGACACGGTCTTCGAGATGAACTACGCCACAGGCCAGTGGACGCGCTTCAAGAAGTACAAGCCCATGGCCAACGTGTCCTAG